A genomic region of Nymphalis io chromosome 3, ilAglIoxx1.1, whole genome shotgun sequence contains the following coding sequences:
- the LOC126780988 gene encoding type II inositol 1,4,5-trisphosphate 5-phosphatase, whose amino-acid sequence MNHEEIKSVVQEKFLSSERVTAFLCDAKVLHPEWVKKDRLLAIVEYGDEKAVFCLFTSCYPPKSFTDLSVEIVLPIDNSFKCEIDNKPSDPEAILYLNLQSRNNKFKFEIQMTPRVDNFVDDLFRGIEAVNKVHIQPEFIWLKKYNGKNEDDILAHSLVVPRGGVTQPQAPVAIRESLIKRKMCDKEFDYTFTKKFTIFCGTWNVNDKSPVIPLKDWLCVDKEPPDIYAVGFQELDLSKETFLFDQTFREDEWYHAVVTYVDRRAKYVKVEKIRLVGMLLIVLIKEKHYSHVRNIICDTVGTGIMGKMGNKGGVSIRFDLHNTSICFVNSHLAAHVEEFERRNQDFRDICNRTRFAQLNQQSKGIKDHDHIYWLGDLNYRITELDPQSVKKFVSENNFAPVLEWDQLKQQHKNSNVFAGYLEGVINFKPTYKYDPGTDNWDSSEKNRAPAWCDRIFWKGDNIIQLAYRSHPTLNISDHKPVSAIFTSEIKIIDEEKYRKVYEEVIKQLDKLENELIPQVKVDVTEIDFGTVRYLELQVRTITIKNTGKLPVEFEFIKKLDEANFCKEWLIVEPYKKCICADESCEIQLKVLINKISACKMNAGTDKLYDILVLHLYGGKDIFITVNGTYQRSCFGCSIEVLVNLNIPIREVPVGKLIELESKRDQCVSNQSTYSIPKEIWFLVDHIYLHGLKEPNLFEQPGLHSEVLQIRDWLDSGSIDPIPGSIHSVAEALLLLLESTADPIIPYNLQSVCLRASANYLQCKQIIMELPEFRKNVFLYLCEFLQEALQHSAENGLDSKTLSTLFGAIFLRDNPNLVQEPQSRINKQVIDKKKAQFVYHFLINDHSDLIFSR is encoded by the coding sequence atgaatcacGAGGAGATAAAATCAGTGGTACAGGAAAAGTTTCTATCAAGTGAACGAGTAACAGCATTTCTATGCGATGCAAAAGTGCTCCACCCGGAATGGGTGAAAAAAGACAGGCTCTTAGCAATCGTAGAATATGGAGACGAGAAAGcggttttttgtttatttacgtCATGTTACCCACCGAAGTCCTTCACGGACTTATCAGTAGAAATAGTACTGCCAATTGATAATAGTTTTAAGTGTGAAATAGACAACAAACCTTCAGATCCTGAAGCAATTTTGTACCTGAATTTACAGTcacgtaataataaatttaagttcgAAATCCAAATGACTCCTCGCGTAGATAATTTTGTGGATGATTTGTTTCGAGGTATAGAAGCTGTCAATAAAGTACACATTCAGCCGGAGTTTATTTGGCTGAAAAAATACAATGGCAAAAATGAAGATGACATCCTAGCTCACAGCTTGGTCGTTCCTCGGGGTGGTGTCACACAACCACAGGCTCCTGTAGCAATCAGAGAAAGTCTCATAAAGCGAAAGATGTGCGATAAAGAATTTGATTACACATTTAccaaaaaatttacaatattctGTGGGACTTGGAATGTTAATGACAAATCACCTGTAATACCACTTAAGGATTGGTTATGTGTAGATAAAGAGCCTCCCGATATTTATGCAGTTGGTTTTCAGGAATTGGACCTCTCGAAGGAAACTTTTCTTTTCGATCAAACATTTAGAGAAGATGAATGGTACCATGCAGTTGTGACATATGTTGATAGAAGAGCTAAATATGTGAAGGTGGAAAAAATAAGGCTCGTGGGCATGTTGCTGATTGTCCTTAtcaaagaaaaacattattctCATGTCCGTAATATAATTTGTGACACAGTGGGCACAGGTATAATGGGTAAAATGGGGAACAAGGGTGGAGTGTCAATAAGGTTTGACTTACATAATACTTCCATATGTTTTGTTAATTCTCATTTAGCTGCACATGTTGAAGAGTTTGAAAGAAGAAATCAAGACTTCAGAGATATTTGTAACAGAACCAGGTTTGCGCAGCTTAACCAACAGTCAAAAGGAATTAAAGATCACGACCACATCTACTGGCTGGGAGATCTTAATTATCGAATCACTGAACTTGATCCACAAAGCGTTAAAAAGTTTGTCAGTGAAAATAATTTTGCACCTGTCTTGGAATGGGATCAGTTGAAACAGCaacataaaaatagtaatgTTTTTGCAGGTTACTTAGAGGGTGTCATAAACTTTAAACCAACTTATAAATATGATCCAGGAACTGACAATTGGGATTCAAGTGAGAAAAATCGTGCACCTGCTTGGTGTGATAGAATATTTTGGAAGGGTGATAACATCATACAGCTGGCTTACAGAAGTCATCCAACATTAAATATTAGTGATCATAAGCCTGTGTCGGCAATATTCAcctctgaaattaaaataatagatgaGGAAAAATATAGGAAAGTGTATGAGGAAGTTATAAAACAATTAGATAAGCTTGAAAATGAACTCATTCCACAAGTAAAGGTTGATGTGACTGAAATAGACTTTGGTACAGTCAGGTACTTAGAACTGCAAGTaagaacaataacaataaagaaCACAGGAAAATTGCCAGTAGAATTTGAATTTATCAAGAAACTTGATGAAGCAAATTTCTGCAAAGAATGGCTTATTGTTGAAccttacaaaaaatgtatttgtgcTGATGAGTCATGTGAAATACAACTTaaagtacttataaataaaatttcagcaTGTAAAATGAATGCTGGAACTGACAAATTGTATGACATTTTAGTTCTGCATTTGTATGGTGGGAAAGATATTTTCATCACAGTCAATGGAACCTACCAAAGAAGTTGCTTTGGGTGTTCAATTGAAGTGCTAGTCAACTTAAACATCCCAATAAGAGAAGTTCCAGTTGGAAAACTCATAGAACTTGAAAGCAAAAGAGACCAATGTGTTTCCAATCAGTCAACATATTCTATACCAAAGGAAATATGGTTTTTAGTTGACCACATTTATCTTCATGGCTTAAAAGAGCCTAATCTATTTGAACAACCGGGATTACATTCAGAAGTGTTGCAGATAAGAGATTGGTTGGACAGTGGATCCATAGATCCCATACCAGGAAGTATACATTCAGTTGCTGAAGCACTTCTGTTACTATTAGAGAGTACAGCAGATCCAATTATCCCATATAATCTCCAGTCTGTGTGTCTCAGAGCATCTGCTAACTATTTACAATGTAAGCAGATAATAATGGAATTGCCAGAGTTTAGGAAAAACGTCTTCCTATATTTATGTGAATTTTTACAAGAGGCTTTACAACATAGCGCCGAAAATGGATTAGATTCAAAAACTTTATCAACACTTTTTGGTGCAATATTTTTAAGAGATAATCCTAATTTGGTTCAAGAGCCGCAATCTCGGATAAACAAACAAGTCATAGACAAAAAGAAAGCTCAGTTTGTTTACCATTTCTTGATAAATGATCACAGTGACTTAATATTTTCCAGATAG
- the LOC126780991 gene encoding uncharacterized protein LOC126780991 yields MGAAPTDWQLECTELKQRGAYLLQSGQWSDCTFLVGTEPNQVVLVGHKLILAMASPVFEAMFYGGMAERNESIPIVDVQIDAFKALLEYIYTGNINISSFDKACELCYGAKKYMLPHLVKECTRYLWSDLYPRNACRAYEFARLFEENVLMEKCIQIISTNTKEVLNDSSFEEVELNTVITVFSLDHLNVDSELDLFEAAVRYAKALEKRTERSVSPPRECSNENRQKSPLPSTSQEKEQVVNVDSSAESSPETVMDTCRTNDSDTSAPPVEHNKKPKTEHKEKVSIRSAVEKIRFLTLSPQQFAGGPARSALLSESEAFAVLMNILSTSTDVPLPAGFSASRVPRKQLIGGGPPCNMPTFTVDTPSPVAVEQVWCAPELSRPQPCGTYPRPSRQDGVRAPYSIPNPMSGLVVMDEMHSNNMHKIYCQRAIVQHTDCLNTSALDCSVTFMVDKNIYVLGVQVPTQAPSEESGGAGGAGGAGGYSELLYAHLLDADGARLSYTHYTNRVPYRHLLDIMFNRRVYIQRNKVYKVGIVFNKVGWYPMGTCAQQVAAESVFFNFGIGHSSDSVRDGLIRSIIFTY; encoded by the exons ATGGGAGCTGCACCAACGGATTGGCAGCTGGAATGTACGGAGCTGAAACAGAGAGGTGCCTATTTACTCCAGTCAGGACAATGGTCCGATTGCACGTTCTTAGTAGGCACGGAGCCTAACCAGGTAGTTCTTGTTGGTCACAAACTGATTCTGGCTATGGCATCGCCAGTTTTTGAAGCTATGTTTTATGGCGGTATGGCAGAACGAAATGAAAGTATACCTATTGTTGATGTGCAAATAGATGCATTTAAAGCTTTATTAGA GTATATATACACAGGTAATATAAATATCAGTTCCTTTGACAAGGCTTGTGAATTGTGTTATGGAGCCAAGAAATATATGCTACCTCATTTAGTTAAAGAGTGCACAAGGTATCTCTGGTCGGACTTATATCCAAGAAATGCATGCAGGGCCTATGAGTTTGCTCGACTGTTTGAGGAAAATGTTTTAATGGAAAAATGTATTCAG attatcaGCACAAATACCAAGGAGGTATTAAATGACAGCAGTTTTGAAGAGGTTGAATTAAATACAGTAATCACTGTCTTCTCCTTGGACCATCTTAATGTGGACAGTGAGCTGGATCTATTCGAAGCAGCTGTAAG atatgCAAAAGCTTTAGAAAAGAGAACCGAAAGGAGTGTCAGTCCACCTAGAGAATGTTCAAATGAGAACAGGCAAAAAAGCCCCCTTCCATCGACTTCACAGGAAAAGGAACAG GTAGTTAATGTTGATAGCAGTGCTGAGAGTAGTCCAGAGACAGTGATGGATACGTGTCGTACAAATGATTCAGACACCTCAGCTCCTCCAGTTGAACACAACAAGAAACCTAAAACAG AGCACAAGGAGAAAGTGTCGATCCGGAGTGCAGTCGAGAAGATCCGCTTCCTGACGCTGTCGCCGCAGCAGTTCGCGGGCGGCCCGGCGCGCTCGGCGCTGCTCAGCGAGTCGGAGGCCTTCGCCGTGCTCATGAACATCCTGTCCACCAGCACCGACGTGCCGCTGCCCGCCGGCTTCTCCGCCTCGCGCGTGCCTCGCAAGCAGCTCATCGGTGGCGGACCGCCCTGTAAC ATGCCGACGTTCACGGTGGACACGCCGAGCCCGGTGGCCGTGGAGCAGGTGTGGTGCGCGCCCGAGCTGTCGCGCCCGCAGCCCTGCGGCACGTACCCGCGACCCTCGCGGCAGGACG GTGTACGAGCTCCGTACTCAATCCCCAACCCAATGTCAGGCCTGGTGGTGATGGATGAGATGCACAGCAACAACATGCACAAGATTTACTGCCAGCGGGCCATAGTTCAGCACACGGACTGCCTCAACACCAGTGCGCTCGACTGCTCTGTTACATTTATGGTCGATAAAAACATCTACGTGCTCGGCGTTCag GTGCCGACGCAGGCGCCGAGCGAGGAGTCcggcggcgcggggggcgcgggcggcgcgggcggctaCTCCGAGCTGCTGTACGCGCACCTGCTGGACGCCGACGGCGCGCGCCTGTCCTACACGCACTACACCAACCGCGTGCCCTACCGGCACCTGCTCGACATCATGTTCAACCGCCGCGTCTACATCCAGCGGAACAAG GTGTATAAAGTGGGTATAGTGTTCAACAAGGTGGGATGGTATCCCATGGGCACGTGCGCGCAGCAGGTCGCCGCCGAATCCGTGTTCTTCAACTTCGGCATCGGACACAGCAGCGACTCCGTGCGCGACGGACTCATACGatccattatatttacatactag
- the LOC126780993 gene encoding prolactin regulatory element-binding protein: MSRNRCDGLLAKVDFPLYTLQTLTNRHVLVAGGGGASNTGVANGFEIFELSHNGTRFVAEEVMRYETGPNVVMTCSVQNVQNRIFLAAGQESHCQLYKVNVKMVDAAEMRRGSFRAENGLVRRRRTISENDNISKMESHNHSTDKRMSFEIRPCDSVQTDFGTDPLQRVVTISHDGKLMATGGVDGKVRVWSFPKMQLLFELQGHTKELDDLDFSPCDSRLVSIAKDGQALVWDTKVKAAPLLSLTCQPPNGTKYLFRKCKFGDVEDRKGEYRMFTIANPLARSGKQKGLVQLWEPLSGQLRKTVVVAESLSALAVRDDGRFVGVGTMFSGSVDIYIAFSLQRVLHVGGAHGMFVTGLQWVGAAALTARCEAALLSISVDNRLVVHTLPYPGTVPVWVAILLIVFVLFCTFCLCSYLGI; the protein is encoded by the exons ATGTCTCGCAATAGATGCGATGGTTTACTTGCGAAGGTCGATTTTCCTCTTTACACGCTTCAGACTCTGACGAATCGTCATGTACTTGTAGCGGGAGGCGGTGGTGCATCGAACACAGGGGTCGCAAATGGATTT GAAATATTTGAACTATCACATAATGGCACGCGATTTGTCGCTGAAGAGGTGATGAGGTATGAGACGGGACCAAATGTGGTTATGACATGTTCTGTGCAGAACGTTCAGAACAGGATATTCCTGGCGGCAGGTCAGGAGAGTCATTGCCAGCTGTataaagttaatgtaaaaatggTGGATGCTGCAGAGATGCGTCGTGGGAGCTTCCGCGCCGAAAACGGCCTCGTACGCCGTCGCCGTACTATATCCGAGAATGATAATATATCGAAAATGGAAAGCCATAACCACTCAACAGACAAAAGGATGTCATTTGAAATCAGGCCTTGTGACAGTGTGCAAACAGATTTTGG GACTGATCCATTGCAACGAGTTGTAACCATCAGTCATGATGGTAAACTGATGGCAACAGGTGGAGTTGATGGCAAAGTGAGAGTGTGGTCTTTTCCTAAAATGCAACTGTTATTTGAATTGCAAGGACACACCAAAGAG CTTGATGACCTTGACTTCAGTCCATGCGATAGTCGGTTAGTGAGTATAGCCAAAGATGGACAGGCACTGGTTTGGGACACCAAAGTGAAAGCGGCACCACTCTTAAGTCTAACATGTCAACCTCCAAACGGCACTAAGTACCTTTTTAGAAAATGCAA ATTCGGCGACGTAGAAGATAGAAAAGGTGAATATCGAATGTTTACAATCGCGAACCCACTGGCTCGTTCGGGCAAGCAGAAGGGTCTTGTGCAACTGTGGGAGCCATTGAGTGGTCAGCTCCGGAAGACGGTGGTGGTGGCGGAGTCGCTGTCCGCACTCGCCGTGCGCGACGACGGCAGGTTCGTCGGCGTCGGCACCATGTTCAGCGGATCCgtggatatatatatagcttttagTTTACAG CGCGTGCTGCACGTGGGCGGCGCGCACGGCATGTTCGTGACGGGCCTGCAGTGGGTCGGCGCGGCCGCGCTCACGGCGCGCTGCGAGGCCGCGCTGCTCTCCATCTCCGTCGACAACCGCCTCGTCGTGCACACGCTGCCCTACCCCG gTACCGTTCCTGTCTGGGTTGCCATCCTACTTATCGTGTTCGTACTATTTTGTACCTTCTGTTTATGTTcatatttaggtatataa